The region CCTGAACGCCGACTGCCACTCCGTCAGACATCAGCTCAAGGTGGGTGGGACCGGGGTGGAGACCTCGTGGCCTCTCTGTCGGCTTTCCGACCCGCTGATGCTGATCCGGTCTCCGGGAGACTTCTCTGGCTCTCGCTGGCCATGACATCATAGTGAGATTTAGAATCGGAATTCATTCATGTCTGCCAAGTTTTCCCTCAGCAGGAATTGGACTTGGTAGGCTGCACACGGGGACCATTACACAATTAGAAGTTAAAGGCGGAAGAGTTTGTACTGCACGTAGACGCACATCTGCTGTTTACTGTACATTAACACATTAAACTCCAAATATCattacattgatttttttttttcttcccattttcctccccaattctatccggccaaataccccactcttccgagccgtcccggtcgctgctccgccccctctgctgatccggggagggctgcagactaccacatgcctcctcccatacatgtggagtcgccagccgcttcttttcacctgacagtgaggacgtcGTCCCATACCATGCTGATGTCACATGATACCGATCTTCCTGACTCCATGTTGCTCTTGTAGGACCTGTTGTTCAGTGCATGTGGTCTGAGTATCCTCTCCACCATCATCTGCACACTGTCCACCGTGACCTGCAGTATCCACATATTCTCCCTGGACCTCGTGCACctggtgagcacacacacacacacacacacacattccctgtAGAACAGATGGAACTTTCTGCAGACCCGGAGGCCTGGTTTACATGTGAATGTGCTGGTAATGATTTCAGATAGAGCAAGCTGTGTACTTCTTGGCTCCGCACCGTCATCTTGGTGTCTTTTGTCGTCCCCGCTGTCTAGCTGGCCCCTCATCGCTCTCGTTCCGTCAACCCAGAATGCACCACTCCTCAGGATGCGTTTCTTACCAACATCATGGACTTTGAGGAGTTCGTTCCACCCATCCCTCCTCCCCCGTACTACCCCCCCGAATACACCTGCAGCTCTGAGACAGACGCTCAGAGGtaccgcacacacacatgcacacacacacacgcatacacacacacacgcatacacacatacacatacacacgcatacatacatacacatacacacacacatacacacacacacacccacacaggtctgtgaatgttctcattcatccaggtcatggttatccaatggagttgaatcaagtgcaactggacttggtatatatatatatatatacactaccgttcaaaagtttgggatcacccaaacaattttgtgttttccatgaaaagtcacacttattcaccaccatatgttgtgaaatgaatagaaaatagagtcaagacattgacaaggttagaaataatgatttgtatttgaaataagattttttttacatcaaactttgctttcgtcaaagaatcctccatttgcagcaattacagcattgcagacctttggcattctagctgttaatttgttgaggtaatctggagaaattgcaccccacgcttccagaagcagctcccacaagttggattggttggatgggcacttcttgcgtaccatacggtcaagctgctcccacaacagctcaatggggttcagatctggtgactgcgctggccactccattaccgatagaataccagctgcctgcttctgctctaaatagttcttgcacaatttggaggtgtgtttagggtcattgtcctgttgtaggatgaaattggctccaatcaagcgctgtccactgggtatggcatggcgttgcaaaatggagtgatagccttccttattcagaatcccttttaccctgtacaaatctcccaccttaccagcaccaaagcaaccccagaccatcacattacctccaccatgcttaacagatggcgtcaggcattcttccagcatcttttcatttgttctgcgtctcacaaacgttcttctttgtgatccaaacacctcaaacttggattcatccgtccacaacacttttttccagtcttcctctgtccaatgtctgtgttcttttgcccatcttaatctttttcttttattggtcagtctcagatatggctttttctttgccactctgccctgaagcccagaatcccgcagccgcctcttcactgtagatgttgacactggtgttttgcgggtactatttaatgaagatgccagttggggacctgtgaggcgtctgtttctcaaactagagactctaatgtacttatcttcttgctcagttgtgcaacgcggcctcccacttctttttctactctggttagagcctgtttgtgctgtcctctgaagggagtagtacacaccggtgtaggaaatcttcaatttcttagcaatttctcgcatggaatagccttcatttctaagaacaagaatagactgtcgagtttcagatgaaagttctctttttctggccattttgagcgtttaattgaccccacaaatgtgatgctccagatactcaatctgctcaaaggaaggtcagttttgtagcttctgtaacgagctaaactgttttcagatgtgtgaacatgattgcacaagggttttctaatcatcaattagccttctgagccaatgagcaaacacattgtaccattagaacactggagtgatagttgcttgaaatgggcctctatacacctatgtagatattgcaccaaaaaccagacatttgcagctagaatagtcatttaccacattagcaatgtatagagtgtatttctttaaagttaagactagtttaaagttatcttcattgaaaagtacagtgcttttccttcaaaaatatggacatttcaatgtgatcccaaacttttgaacggtagtgtatatatatatatatatatatatatatatacacacacacacacacataccaagtccagttgcacttgattcatggacacacacacacacacacacgcatgaatgCATACACCCAAACTCGCACAATATTAACTCCCTCAACACCGACATTCTAGATAATATGCATATCAATACATTTCTCTGAATATGCGAATGATCTcaaatatatacaaatatatgcctatgtacgtatgtatttatttgtttatttatatgtGTAGCATCACCTACAATGGCTCCATGGAAAGTCCAGTTCCGCTGTACCCCACTGACTGCCCTCCTCCTTATGAAGCTGTGATGGGACAGAGAGCTGTCAGTCAGGTgagcacgcacgtgtgtgtgtgtgtgtgtgtgtgtgtgtgtgtgtgtgtgtgtgtgtgtgtgtgtgtgtgtgtgtgtgtgtgtgtgtttgccgatGCTAATTTGTGTGTCCTTCGATCATCCAGGCAACAGTGTTTGACACCCACGGCACTGAGCTGTCTGGCGAGAGAGCAACCTCCACCGCTTTCAGTGGAGAAGGTGAGAGAGCGTATCACACTTCCTGTCTACTCTACGCAACATATACATGTATAGTATAGTGTTTTCCAACCGTTCAAGTGTATCTGGTAAGCAGGAGTGGGACTGCAGTTGCGTAAGAATAGAGTTAAAAAAAAGGATCTCAGTTGCATAAGTTGAGAGCTGCGCTCTGAAACGAGCTCAACGTGAACCAAAAATGTGAAACCTACACCCGAGCTAAATGTCTCGATGCTCCGTAATCCGGGCAGGAAAATCACACAgagtttactgacagatacgtttcatcactcgtataacgccccttttccactgcatggtaccggctcaactcggctCGACTTTTGCGTTTTCCGTCACTGGAAAGTACCGCCAtattggtaactgttaccacttttctggtaccacctttgttgagtTTCCaacaaaactggagcgggtaccaaaatcaatgtggaccggctacactgaggggtactgttacggtaatggaaaaccgcACTctgcaagtcgagtcgagtcgagccggtaccatgtagtggaaaaggggcattagtgatctcttcactctcaactgactgcaggtacccccacccttatacataatacagtgactgcaggtacccccacccttatacacaatacagtgactgcaggtacccccacccttatacacaatacagtgactgcaggtacccccacccttatacacaatacagtgactgcaggtacccccacccatatacacaatacagtgactgcaggtacccccacccttatacagaatacagtgactgcaggtacccccacccttatacacaatacagtgactgcaggtacccccacccttataaacaatacagtgactgcagatgtccccacccttatagacaatacatggcataacgacccaaaccaacgaccagtctcatatgcaaattactgtgaccattaactagagttacaatggccaagtgtacccttttatgacctacgttaTGCACAGTATGCGCGCTCATTTTGGCAGCAAAGGACGAACTTCTCCATCTCCGATCAgtgcagagtgcaagtggatttttgatcgattgatatttacatGTTTAAAgtgtcatcttgttgtgttgtgggttgccagaacaggtccaGCAAATTAAAGGTATTCATTTCTACCACATTGCATCGGGGAAAAGGCCGTTTCAATGCAAACAGGTGAAGATTGTGGCTGCAAGCAATAAAGTTAGTCCAGATAAATACACAAGTGGCTGTTATAACAAATAGAAGTTATATTGAAGCATAAATAAGAGGTTATAgcaaataataaaatcaatttttttgctgccaaaatgcacgCGCATgctaaatcacgtgatcactgtttaccaactgtaaaagggtctattcacagagggttggggaatgatTGCAgccacagcattgtgagatggtgacagatgtactcttacaccgcccccccccccccccggttcagggacggtcggtccctcttcacacaggtggcctctttgattccccattcacaccagtgttcctccctatcaaggatgtgcgcatcctcatccttgaagggaGTGGCCCCTGGCCGGTGGATGGtggagactgtggagtcctggccacggccatcgaaactctagttaatggtcacacccatatttgcacatgaaaccggtcgttggtttgggtcgttatgcagctgtattgtttataggggtggggacacctgcagtcagtttggactgaagaggtcacttacatgagtgatgaagcatatctgtcagtaaaggtcgtctccagatgaactgattcagcctcctTTGACGATGCCTGaaggaaaataataaaactaAATAAACTGCTATAGGGAAAATAAAACTTACTTTGAGTTAAtatgaagggtttttttttatcttgagaCCCTGGCCTTGTGTATTTCAAACATTGCATAATAAGCATAATTTCACATAACTAGTGTTTTGGATGAAACCTTGTGCACACTATGCACTGGTCAGTTGTGCAGTTAAAACATTATTTCAACATTTTGTAGTCATTTGTCTTCTTTAGAGGTCAAGTCCCATCGCTGTTCTGAGGCTcagataaacaaaacaaacaaaaagtctGGTATTCATCAGAAAGGAttggtgctctctctctctctctctctctcgctctctctatcagtGTCTATGGACAGTGGATCACTGCTGATGTCCGAGATCGTAGACATCCCCGATGACTCCTCCCCCTCCGAAGACTCCTGTCTGATGGAGGTCGGGATGAGGACCCAGGGAGAGAGAAGTCGCAGCACGGGCGGTGAGGGGAGGGACAGAGGAGAGGCAGGGGAGTACGTCAGTTTCCGTGGTCCCCTATCTCAGACCCCGGAGAGTCCCCTGGCAGGAGGACCCAGAGCCAGGCGCTTCTTCAGGGGGGAGAGGTCCAACTCCTGCTCCTCACCCAGCACGGCCACCACCACATATAGGTAAGGACAAACACTCACACGCCCGTAAATTTCAATTCTTGACCCACCGCCATCCTTGTTCTCCCGTCGTTTCCAGGTCTCCAGTACTGCGTCGCCAGGCCATGTTAGCGAGCAGCTGTTCCCAGCTGGAGGTGATCGGAGGTGCCAGCTCACACCAGCGTTCCTCCATCCCTGAGATCCGGGTTCGCCCCTCCACGCCCTCGCGCCAAGGGTCCTTCTCGGCCTCCTCCGCGCCTCCCACTTCCTCCTCTTCGGCCTCCACCGAGCAGAGCGGCCAGGGCAGTGGTCTGCCTCTCCCCCGCCAGGCCTTGTACTTCCGGCGTCGGGGTGGGAGGGGTGACAAAGATGGAGGATCACTGAGGAGGGATAGTGACGGGCTCCTACGCCTCGTCAGGTCCCACAGCGAGCCAGGCCTTAACTCCTCTACTGATACAGGTTTCCCACTTAAAGATCCAATCCGATGATTTCAGTTCAGTTGTGGAATATTAACGTGAAGAAGGTAACGTTTTAGCTTCAGAAGCATCTTGTGATCTGTTAAAACCGTTTACGCCCATTGGCTCTGAACACGGCCCGTTCTCAGGAGGCTGGGTTCATCACACTCGTAGATTCATTGATAACTTGCAAGGCACCTACTTGAAAACAAGCCAACTGACACCGATGATGGCGGTTTATTGACTGCCCAATCAAATCAGTGTATTAGACAGTGTCGTTTATTAAAGGAAGCCGACTGGAGTTCTGACATGGTTTAATTATAATGACAACCCGCAGGAGACCTTCTGACAGGGCTTTTGTCATAttttcacaacaacaacaacacttctACTATTTTGAGTAACTTTACATTAACAAATGTTCTgttggtgtccgggtagcatagcggtctactccgttgcctaccaacacggggatcgccagttcgaatccccgtgttacctccggcttggtcgggcgtccttacagacacagttggccgtgtctgcgggtgggaagccggatgtgggtatgtgtcctggtcgctgcactagcgcctcctctggtcggccggggcatctgttcgggggggagggggaactggggggaatagcgtgatcctcccacgcgctacgtccccctggtgaaactcctcactgtcaggtgaaaggaaacggctggtgactccaaatgtatgggaggagacatgtggtagtctgtagccctccccggatcagcagagggggtggagcagagaccaggacggctcagaagagtggggtaattggccgaatacaattggggagaaaaaagggggaacccccccccccaaataaatagtAGTTTCACAACAGAGTAACGTGTTTCATCTTACTTTCACACTGGTGAATGTTCCCCTGCAGTAGTACTGACATTAGCAGTAATGACATTAGCAGTAATGACATTAGTAGTACTGACAGTAGTAATGACATTAGTAGTACTGACAGTAGTAATGACATTAGTAGTAATGACAGTAGTAATGACATTAGCAGTACTGACATTAGTAGTAATGACATTAGTAGTACTGACAGTAGTAATGACATTAGCAGTAATGACATTAGTAGTACTGACAGCAGTAATGACATTAGTAGTACTGACAGTAGTAATGACATTAGTAGTACTGACAGTAGTAATGACATTAGTAGTAATGACAGTAGTAATGACATTAGCAGTACTGACATTAGTAGTAATGACATTAGTAGTACTGACAGTAGTAATGACATTAGTAGTACTGACAGTAGTAATGACAGTAGTAATGACATTAGCAGTACTGACATTAGTAGTAATGACATTAGTAGTACTGACAGTAATGACATTAGCAGTAATGACATTAGTAGTACTGACATTAGTAGTAATGACATTAGTAGTACTGACATTAGTAATAATGACATTAGCAGTACTGACATTAGTAGTAATGACATTAGTGGTACTGACGGTAGTAATGACATTAGTAGTAATGACATTAGTAGTACTGACATTAGTAGTAATGACATTAGTAGTACTGACAGTAGTAATGACATTAGCAGTACTGACATTAGTAGTAATGACATTAGTAGTACTGACAGTAGTAATGATATTAGCAGTACTAACATTAGTCGTAATGATATTAGCAGTAATGACATTAGTAGTAATGACATT is a window of Lampris incognitus isolate fLamInc1 chromosome 9, fLamInc1.hap2, whole genome shotgun sequence DNA encoding:
- the fam189b gene encoding protein ENTREP3, with the protein product MPSPSDSSSVASASGSRGWSDSRRGMSGRGQSGARLLLYLGLCHLGLGAMVLGFSFTSMAFTSSARVRQSCPFWAGFFVVASGIVGIISWRRPLTLLVSLFMLLSAVCVILSLAGSMLSCQNAQMVKSMLTCQVENGLCVCCAPTHSCSITEEETLVLYLNADCHSVRHQLKDLLFSACGLSILSTIICTLSTVTCSIHIFSLDLVHLLAPHRSRSVNPECTTPQDAFLTNIMDFEEFVPPIPPPPYYPPEYTCSSETDAQSITYNGSMESPVPLYPTDCPPPYEAVMGQRAVSQATVFDTHGTELSGERATSTAFSGEVSMDSGSLLMSEIVDIPDDSSPSEDSCLMEVGMRTQGERSRSTGGEGRDRGEAGEYVSFRGPLSQTPESPLAGGPRARRFFRGERSNSCSSPSTATTTYRSPVLRRQAMLASSCSQLEVIGGASSHQRSSIPEIRVRPSTPSRQGSFSASSAPPTSSSSASTEQSGQGSGLPLPRQALYFRRRGGRGDKDGGSLRRDSDGLLRLVRSHSEPGLNSSTDTGDFVGSEGSKDASQTSTETGPSSEACLLPRPSLAPAAALPRKGSMKAAAAAGLQMPSKPPLASPLCLPKDCHRSLGDLKVTRGQVTRGLVARFLQRSKRNLAPSSEHAANIGQGPKRRGGAEGNAANLIPLEQVLRNSWGTGRGNPNPYPHHPHHRGHHHSHSDSRHNRRHSNRAPPSDGIHLRSCGDLSSSSSASLRRLVTPHPPHGSSGALYSESAL